Part of the Sulfurimonas denitrificans DSM 1251 genome is shown below.
TGATACTAAAAGAATTACAACTGAGGGCAAAGGAGAAAAATCTCCTATCGCTACAAATGATACTAAAGAGGGCAAAGCTCAAAACAGAAGAATAGAAGCAGAGTTAATTAAAAAATAATGCTCTTTGACACCCCTTGCATTATTTTTGCAGGTGGCAAATCGAGCCGAATGGGAGAAGACAAAGCTCTTCTTCCTTTTGGCTCATATGACACTCTAGTGGAATTTCAACTTTATCATCTTAGTAAAATATTCAAAACTGTATATATCTCATGTAAAGAAAAATCAAAATTTAACTTTGAAGCTGCCTTTATAGAAGATATTAAAACTCTACCTCTTTATGCTCCTACTGCTGGATTTATATCTGTTTATAACCATTTAAAATCAGATAATTTTTTTGCCATAAGTGTTGACACTCCTTTTATCACTCGCTCTATTATAGAAAAGTTATTACATGTAGATAAAAATACACACGATGCCACAATTGCTAAAGTGAATGGATTAATACAACCAATGTGTGGAGTTTACCACCGCTCTTTGAGTGAAAAATTCTCTCAAAT
Proteins encoded:
- the mobA gene encoding molybdenum cofactor guanylyltransferase MobA translates to MLFDTPCIIFAGGKSSRMGEDKALLPFGSYDTLVEFQLYHLSKIFKTVYISCKEKSKFNFEAAFIEDIKTLPLYAPTAGFISVYNHLKSDNFFAISVDTPFITRSIIEKLLHVDKNTHDATIAKVNGLIQPMCGVYHRSLSEKFSQMLQNNSHKLGYLLKNSNTFYVEFEDEKSFFNLNHPHEYQEALALLNS